A single genomic interval of Syngnathoides biaculeatus isolate LvHL_M chromosome 1, ASM1980259v1, whole genome shotgun sequence harbors:
- the LOC133503545 gene encoding protein Jade-1-like isoform X1 gives MGTRRRCSPSPTCRTFPATGWCSTPACVKKRLEPASSALPKNCRIAFHVTCGLYSGLEMTIITQDDKVKLKYYWSKHSGLKRSDSVERDSITEVENEESVGSKKGKLRGKVGGDNKEDMAALGLIPFASSSPSSLQSSLYIVCKCDPQEKHVNVLKMKLQEMEVFYQFVDAEEVGCHLQMAPETVDFLYQYWKLKHKANFNQLLLMTKKDEEDTLARREHEVLLKQLQLFIHLRQDLERVCNLTCMVMKMKRSMWQVEEQIFQHQIQLIDQELLSSNLSRQDLQSLFSLH, from the coding sequence ATGGGAACCCGGAGAAGATGTAGCCCATCACCAACATGTCGCACATTCCCAGCAACAGGTTGGTGCTCAACTCCTGcctgtgtaaaaaaaagattggagcCTGCATCCAGTGCTTTGCCAAAAAACTGCCGGATTGCCTTCCACGTGACTTGTGGCCTCTACTCCGGCCTAGAGATGACCATCATCACCCAGGACGACAAAGTCAAGTTGAAGTACTACTGGTCCAAGCACTCTGGCCTTAAGCGGAGTGACTCTGTGGAGCGGGACTCCAtcactgaagttgaaaatgaggaaagcgtcGGGAGCAAGAAGGGCAAATTGAGAGGAAAGGTTGGAGGGGACAATAAAGAGGACATGGCCGCCCTCGGCCTCATCCCTTTCGCCTCGTCGTCCCCTTCGTCGTTGCAGTCATCCTTGTatattgtttgtaaatgtgacccGCAGGAAAAACATGTCAATGTCCTcaagatgaaattgcaagagatGGAGGTCTTCTATCAGTTTGTGGATGCCGAGGAAGTGGGCTGTCACCTCCAGATGGCACCTGagacagttgacttcctgtaccagtactggaagctgaagcacaaagctaacttcaaccagctgctgctcatgactaagaaggacgaggaggacaccCTGGCCAGACGTGAACACGAGGTGTTGCTGAAACAACTGCAACTATTCATACACCTCCgccaagacctggagagggtctgcaacctgacttgcatggtgatgaagatgaaacGTTCCATGTGGCAAGTTGAGGAGCAGATCTTCCAGCACCAAATCCAGCTCATAGACCAAGAGCTCCTCAGCAGTAATCTGTCAAGGCAGGATCTGCAGAGTCTCTTCTCTTTACACTGA
- the rnf115b gene encoding E3 ubiquitin-protein ligase RNF115 isoform X2 produces the protein MAEAAGATVQHRFFCHCCKRETQPLLPDFVCPRCKSDFIEEVDDDSRLLENNTPDSSEDSNSLFSELWQLLFMERTALLSHPPSSESEQEDSERLLSTQSHLPFVPLGNAEVRAPQVLSLPGEESSPRPEQRPQLEGIVHHYLTNLFTTNANPGAAPTALTSMLQLYSNPADYAWGQGGLDTVITELLGQLENTGPPPAEKNMISSLPTVYISQEQTECRLECTICREEYSLRESARKLPCLHYFHSECIVPWLELSRLHRKARRAAFAEAVTAERGASASVADFWGLGGI, from the exons ATGGCGGAGGCCGCCGGGGCTACAGTTCAGCATCGGTTCTTTTGCCACTGCTGCAAGCGCGAAACGCAACCCCTACTCCCG gaTTTTGTCTGCCCCAGGTGCAAGTCTGATTTTATTGAGGAGGTGGATGATGACTCCAG ACTATTGGAgaacaacacaccagacagcaGTGAAGACTCAAACTCATTGTTCTCAGAA TTATGGCAGCTATTGTTTATGGAGCGCACTGCTCTGCTGTCGCACCCGCCATCGTCAGAGTCAGAGCAGGAAGACAGCGAGAGGTTGCTTAGCACTCAAAGTCATCTTCCTTTTGTTCCACTGGGCAATGCTGAGGTCAGAGCACCGCAGGTTCTCTCTCTGCCCGGAGAGGAGAGCTCACCTCGACCTGAACAAAGACCTCAATTGGAAGG GATTGTGCACCACTACTTGACCAACCTGTTCACTACCAACGCAAACCCTGGCGCTGCACCTACTGCATT AACAAGCATGCTACAGTTGTACTCAAACCCTGCAGATTATGCTTGGGGTCAGGGAGGTCTGGATACAGTCATCACAGAG TTGTTAGGACAGTTGGAGAACACAGGTCCACCCCCCGCTGAAAAGAACATGATCTCATCCTTGCCGACGGTTTACATTTCTCAAGAGCAAACAG AGTGCAGACTGGAGTGTACAATTTGTAGGGAGGAGTATTCATTAAGGGAATCTGCCCGGAAGCTACCCTGCCTCCATTATTTCCACAGTGAATGTATCGTGCCATGGCTGGAGCTG agccgcctgcatcgcaaagcccgacgcgcagccttcgcagaagctgtgaccgccgaacgcggcgcttcagccagtgtggctgatttttggggccttggtggcatataa
- the scamp3 gene encoding secretory carrier-associated membrane protein 3: MSKYSGFPEPLDDQNPFQDPAVTQHSSSTGYATLDLYNPFEGTVEPPPPYEATSPSTPSVPAQTPPSRRTPTEPRNYGSYNTHDSQTAVNATTTELMKKQEELERKAQELERRERELQSHTLGPGASRQNNWPPLPSFCPVGPCFYQDINVEISQHFQRTVTIMYYFWLFGAGTLLFNLISSLAMFCIDTSVGVGLGLAILWALLFTPCSFVCWYRPAYKAFRSDSSVNFFFFFFVFFAQVVVYVIMTIGIPGWGFSGWIVSLTALKRSVAVGAIMMMNAILFTAQAAIGVFMLKKVHGLYRQTDASFQKAQAEFATGVMSNQAVRQAAANAAANAAQGAFTSPPLSS; the protein is encoded by the exons ATGTCGAAATACTCCGGCTTTCCTGAGCCACTGGACGACCAGAACCCTTTCCAG GACCCAGCAGTTActcaacacagcagcagcacgggTTACGCCACACTGGACCTCTACAACCCATTTGAGGGCACAGTTGAG CCTCCACCACCATATGAAGCCACTTCTCCCTCAACTCCATCTGTGCCTGCACAGACCCCACCCAGCCGGAGAACCCCCACTGAACCTCGTAACTATGGCTCCTATAATACCCACGACTCCCAG ACTGCAGTAAATGCCACCACAACAGAGCTGATGAAAAAGCAAGAGGAGCTTGAGAGGAAAGCCCAGGAGCTGGAAAGGAGGGAGCGGGAGCTGCAGTCCCACACCTTGGGGCCTGGAGCCT CCCGTCAGAATAACTGGCCACCACTCCCCTCGTTTTGTCCCGTTGGGCCCTGCTTCTACCAGGACATCAATGTAGAGATTAGTCAGCACTTCCAGCGTACTGTCACCATCATGTACTACTTTTGGTTGT TTGGTGCTGGAACGCTGCTATTCAACCTGATTTCCTCATTGGCAATGTTCTGCATTGATACATCCGTTGGTGTTGGTCTGGGTCTTGCCATTCTCTGGGCGCTTCTCTTCACACCATGCTCCTTTGTCTGCTGGTATCGGCCTGCGTACAAAGCCTTCAG GAGTGACAGCTCtgtcaacttcttcttcttcttcttcgttttcTTTGCGCAAGTGGTTGTTTACGTCATCATGACAATTGGCATCCCTGGATGGGGGTTCAG TGGATGGATCGTGAGCTTGACTGCTCTCAAACGAAGTGTTGCTGTCGGTGCAATCATGATGATGAATGCCATCCTTTTTACTGCACAGGCTGCCATTGGGGTGTTCATGCTGAAGAAG GTCCATGGTCTTTACAGGCAGACCGATGCCAGTTTTCAAAAGGCCCAGGCTGAGTTCGCCACTGGAGTCATGTCAAATCAGGCTGTCCGCCAAGCTGCTGCCAACGCTGCTGCCAACGCTGCTCAAGGGGCCTTCACCTCACCCCCACTGAGTAGTTAG
- the rnf115b gene encoding E3 ubiquitin-protein ligase RNF115 isoform X1, translating to MAEAAGATVQHRFFCHCCKRETQPLLPDFVCPRCKSDFIEEVDDDSRLLENNTPDSSEDSNSLFSELWQLLFMERTALLSHPPSSESEQEDSERLLSTQSHLPFVPLGNAEVRAPQVLSLPGEESSPRPEQRPQLEGIVHHYLTNLFTTNANPGAAPTALTSMLQLYSNPADYAWGQGGLDTVITELLGQLENTGPPPAEKNMISSLPTVYISQEQTECRLECTICREEYSLRESARKLPCLHYFHSECIVPWLELHDTCPVCRKSLDGVDNSLLLHASNSPEGHSIRTEQEGRQTI from the exons ATGGCGGAGGCCGCCGGGGCTACAGTTCAGCATCGGTTCTTTTGCCACTGCTGCAAGCGCGAAACGCAACCCCTACTCCCG gaTTTTGTCTGCCCCAGGTGCAAGTCTGATTTTATTGAGGAGGTGGATGATGACTCCAG ACTATTGGAgaacaacacaccagacagcaGTGAAGACTCAAACTCATTGTTCTCAGAA TTATGGCAGCTATTGTTTATGGAGCGCACTGCTCTGCTGTCGCACCCGCCATCGTCAGAGTCAGAGCAGGAAGACAGCGAGAGGTTGCTTAGCACTCAAAGTCATCTTCCTTTTGTTCCACTGGGCAATGCTGAGGTCAGAGCACCGCAGGTTCTCTCTCTGCCCGGAGAGGAGAGCTCACCTCGACCTGAACAAAGACCTCAATTGGAAGG GATTGTGCACCACTACTTGACCAACCTGTTCACTACCAACGCAAACCCTGGCGCTGCACCTACTGCATT AACAAGCATGCTACAGTTGTACTCAAACCCTGCAGATTATGCTTGGGGTCAGGGAGGTCTGGATACAGTCATCACAGAG TTGTTAGGACAGTTGGAGAACACAGGTCCACCCCCCGCTGAAAAGAACATGATCTCATCCTTGCCGACGGTTTACATTTCTCAAGAGCAAACAG AGTGCAGACTGGAGTGTACAATTTGTAGGGAGGAGTATTCATTAAGGGAATCTGCCCGGAAGCTACCCTGCCTCCATTATTTCCACAGTGAATGTATCGTGCCATGGCTGGAGCTG CATGATACCTGTCCAGTGTGCCGAAAAAGCCTCGACGGCGTTGACAACAGCCTCCTCCTGCATGCGTCGAACTCTCCAGAGGGTCATTCTATCAGGACAGAGCAGGAGGGGAGGCAGACCATCTGA
- the LOC133503545 gene encoding protein Jade-1-like isoform X2 yields MGTRRRCSPSPTCRTFPATEMTIITQDDKVKLKYYWSKHSGLKRSDSVERDSITEVENEESVGSKKGKLRGKVGGDNKEDMAALGLIPFASSSPSSLQSSLYIVCKCDPQEKHVNVLKMKLQEMEVFYQFVDAEEVGCHLQMAPETVDFLYQYWKLKHKANFNQLLLMTKKDEEDTLARREHEVLLKQLQLFIHLRQDLERVCNLTCMVMKMKRSMWQVEEQIFQHQIQLIDQELLSSNLSRQDLQSLFSLH; encoded by the exons ATGGGAACCCGGAGAAGATGTAGCCCATCACCAACATGTCGCACATTCCCAGCAACAG AGATGACCATCATCACCCAGGACGACAAAGTCAAGTTGAAGTACTACTGGTCCAAGCACTCTGGCCTTAAGCGGAGTGACTCTGTGGAGCGGGACTCCAtcactgaagttgaaaatgaggaaagcgtcGGGAGCAAGAAGGGCAAATTGAGAGGAAAGGTTGGAGGGGACAATAAAGAGGACATGGCCGCCCTCGGCCTCATCCCTTTCGCCTCGTCGTCCCCTTCGTCGTTGCAGTCATCCTTGTatattgtttgtaaatgtgacccGCAGGAAAAACATGTCAATGTCCTcaagatgaaattgcaagagatGGAGGTCTTCTATCAGTTTGTGGATGCCGAGGAAGTGGGCTGTCACCTCCAGATGGCACCTGagacagttgacttcctgtaccagtactggaagctgaagcacaaagctaacttcaaccagctgctgctcatgactaagaaggacgaggaggacaccCTGGCCAGACGTGAACACGAGGTGTTGCTGAAACAACTGCAACTATTCATACACCTCCgccaagacctggagagggtctgcaacctgacttgcatggtgatgaagatgaaacGTTCCATGTGGCAAGTTGAGGAGCAGATCTTCCAGCACCAAATCCAGCTCATAGACCAAGAGCTCCTCAGCAGTAATCTGTCAAGGCAGGATCTGCAGAGTCTCTTCTCTTTACACTGA